In the Alphaproteobacteria bacterium genome, GGCGGCACCTGATCGAGAATTTCTTCGCCAAGCTCAAGGAATTCAAACGCATCGCCATGCGCGCAGACAAAACCGATCAGAGCTTCGCCGCCATCATTCATCTCGCCGCTGCAGTGATAAACTCCCGATGAATCTCAACAGACCTTAGACTAGATGCATGCCTCCCTGGATTACTTCAGGTGTGGATCGAGTGTCGTGTGAGTGCGAGGGTGAAGGTGATGCATCGACACCGGACCTCTCGAATGCGCCGCATGTCTGGTTGTGGGCCCTATGCGGACGTTTGCTCCATCGCTCCAAGGTGTCAGCTATAGGTCCGAGGTGCCGCCGCGGAGGTTCCCAGCGCCGCTCAATGCTTGCGACGTTTCGCGCCGAGCGTGAAGGCATTGGCCGGATGCCGCGCTCAGGCGCCATCCCTCGCACGCGGCGAGTAGCATCGAAGGGGCACCGGAGAACATGTCGTTGACTTGCTCTGGACTTGTCGCCGCCGCGATTGCGATCTGCTCAGCGAACAAGACGGCGGGATGCCCTCAAATCGTGATTGCTGCGCCTTTGAGATGGCACGTGCAGGGGTAAGGCGATCGCCCCCATCTTTGACCACCGACGAGCAAATGGTTTGCAGCGATCGCAGCACTCGCGTTTTGCTTTTTTTCCAAAACTCCCTGGCCGGTACTCCGTCAAACGAAAATGAACATTGAACCGGTGCACGGCGTTGGAGAAAAGTTGGAGAAGTCGGGCGCGGGTATAGGATTCGTGCACTAAGTCATTGAAATCATTGGCGCGCCCTACGGGACTCGAACCCGTGTTACCGCCGTGAAAGGGCGGTGTCCTGGACCGCTAGACGAAGGGCGCATGCGGGCCAAGCCGCGAAGCGCGGCGACATATAGAGGGCGCAGGCGCAGGGGGCAACCGTCTTCGGTGCGTGCGCGCTCCCCCGATGGGGTGGCCCCGGTGGCGCGCTGGGAAACCCGGGACCAGCCGCGCGAAGCACCTGTTTCATGCGCTTGCGCGCCACTCTCGGGCGCGCCCTGCGGCCAAGCCCGCGCTCACCAGGGGACCGGCGGGACATCGGCCTCGTCGGTGAACAGCAGTTCTTGGCCGAACTGCTGGATCGGCGGGTTCGCGCCGGCGCTGTAGTCGAGCAGCCAGAGGCGGTCGAACACCGTCCCGGCCCATTTCTTGGCACCGGTGCCGCCAAGCGCCGTCGCCAGCGCCGGGATCGTGCCGTGGTGCCAGCAGATCAGGATGATCTCGCCCGGATAGTCCGCGAGCACATGCTTGGCGAGCTTGCCGATGTCGTCCTGCGACTCCGAATAGCTGGAGTCGATCGGCAGGCTGAATGCGGACGCCGTCGGGGAGATCGTGTCGACCGGACGGGAGCTGTGCTTGGAGTCCTCCGTGACGAAGATCACGGCGGGCGCCGGGAAGCGGGACGCTGCCATCGGGCCGGTCTTCGGCTCATAGGTGGCGCTGAAGGTGGTTTTGCCGGCGTCGAACTTGCATTCGAGGATCGGCCCGCTCGGCGGCGGTGTCGGAGCAGGCGAAGGCGGCGGGCTTGGCGGCTGCCACCCACGATGGCAGGAACAACGTCGGCAGCGCGGCGGCGCGCGCCGAGCCTTGCAGCGACAGGTGCTTGCCGCCGTCATCGTCGGAAACCGGGTCGCCGAGCTTCTCGCCGTGGCGGATGATCATCACCGTGCTGGGCAATCCTTTGGCCATCGCGTCATCCTTGCGCAAAATCCAACCTTGGGTCGAGATTGTGGCCAACGTGAAGCGGCCCCGGCGATTGCCAACGTGATGCGGCCCGGCTCTTCTCAAGCCGGGCGGCGAACTGCGGACTCAGCGGTAAGGCCGCCTCACCAATGCCCGGTGTTGGGCATCGAGGCCCACGGCTCCTTCGGCGGCAGCGGCTGGCCCTTCTGCAGGAGCTCGATCGAGTGCTTGTCGGGCGAGCGCACGAACGCCATGTTGCCGTCGCGCGGCGGGCGGTTGATGGTCACGCCGCCCTTCATCAGCTGCTCGCAAGTCGCGTAGATGTCGTCGACCTCATAGGCGAGGTGGCCGAAGTAGCGCGCTTCGCCATAGTCCTCGGTGTTCCAGTTGTAAGTGAGTTCCACCATCGGCTGGTCGCGGCCGGTCTTCTTCTTGCTCTCCTCGACCAGCGCCTCGTCCTGCGGCGCATAGAGGAACACCAGCGTATACTTGTTCTTCTCGTCCACCCGGCGGCGCGCTTCCTTCAGACCGAGCAAGTTGACATAGAAATGGAGCGCATCGTCCAGATTGCGCACGCGCAGCATGGTGTGCAGATACTTCATGTTGTCCTTACTCCTTGAGCACCGAAAGAAAGGTCTTGGCCAGGATCGGGCGCACGGGTAGCAGGAAATTGGGCCCGAGGGCAGTCCGGGCAGCAAGTAGCGTCAATCGAAAGGCACACAATGTCGAAGCAGGCGATGCGCGAGGAGACCGAGCGGCTGATCCGCGAGGCAATGGAGAAGAAATCCATCACCATCAAGAAGGGCCCGACCCGGATCGAGGCCACATGCGGGAAGTGCGGCGCGAAAAACCGCGTGACGGCCGCACAGGGGGAATCGCGCGTCCAGTTCAGCTGCAAGGAATGCGGGCACAAGCAACGGGCACTGTAGTTTAGGCGCCGGAGAGTTGTCATGATCGCGCCCGACCTCAAGACCGCCATCGACGAGCTCCGCGAGCTGGTCGCGCGGTCGGACGTCATCGTTCCCTTCACGGGCGCCGGCATCTCGACTGAGTGCGGCATCCCGGATTTCCGCTCCCCGGGCGGCATCTGGACCAAGATGCGGCCGATCGATTTCTCCGATTTTGTGGCGAGCCAGGAGGCGCGCGACGAGTCCTGGCGGCGGCGCTTCGCCATGGAGGGACAGTTCGGCGGCGCCAAGCCGGGCCGCGGACATCAGGCGCTTGCCAGCCTCTACCGCGCGGGCAAGTCGCCTGGCGTGGTTACTCAGAACATCGACAACCTGCATCAAGCCTCTGGCGTTGCTCCCGAACATGTTGTGGAGCTGCATGGCAATACGACCTACGCGACCTGCCTCGACTGTACGACGCGCTACGAGTTGCCTTGGGTCAGGCAGTTCTTCGAGGCGAGCGGGCGCGCGCCGTCCTGCCCCGGGTGCAGCGGCCACATCAAGACCGCCACCGTCTCCTTTGGTCAGGCGATGCCGGAAGCGGCAATGCGGCGCGCCGAGGAGCTGACGCGCTCGGCCGATCTGTTCATCGCGATCGGCTCATCGCTTGTGGTGTGGCCGGCGGCCGGTTTTCCGCTGATGGCGAAGCGCAACGGCGCGCGGCTCGTCATCATCAATCGCGAGCCGACCGACTTCGACGACATCGCCGACCTCGTCGTGCGTCACGATATCGGCGCGGTTCTCGAGCCTTTCATCGCCAGAGCGAATTGAGAAAGTTCAAGCGCCGCATGCGCTTCCACCACACTGTGCACAGTTAGCCACAGCCTAACGCCAATCATGCAATTAGCTCTTTGCGCGCGCTACCGCGATGTTATGTTCGATGAAGCGGTGATTCGTGCAGACAAGCGCTCTCAAGAGGCGCTGAACAAGGCGGCGGCGTACGGGGCCATGTCGTCGGACGATCTGGGGTCAAAACTTTCCGGGGCAGGCTTCGCGCTTCCCGACCTCGCGGCTGAGCTTGCCGACGAGACGGCGAGCATCATTGAGCTCACCGGCGCGATCAAGTGGTTCGACGTCTCGAAGGGCTACGGCTTCATCATCCCGGATAACGGACTGCCCGACGTGCTCCTACACGTCACGTGCCTGCGCCGCGACGGCTATCAGACCGCCTATGAGGGTGCGCGCGTGGTGTGCGAGGTGTTGCAGCGGCCGAAGGGGCTGCAGGCCTTCCGCATCCTTTCGATGGACGAGTCGACGGCGATTCAGCCGGCGCAGCTTCCGCCGGCGCGCACGCATGTGCAGGTGACGCCGACCTCGGGGCTCGAGCGCGCGGTGGTGAAATGGTTCAACCGGCTGCGCGGGTTTGGCTTCCTCACGCGCGGCGACGGAACACCCGACATCTTCGTGCACATGGAGACGCTGCGCCGCTATGGGCTGACCGAGCTTCGCCCCGGCCAGACCGTGCTGGTGCGTTTCGGGCCCGGGCCGAAGGGCATGATGGCCGCGGAAGTGCGCCCCGACTCGGCGCAGCCGCACTGATCCATCGGATCAGGGTTGTCTGCTTACAATCTGAAATTACAGGTAAATTGGTCGGGGCAGCAGGATTCGAACCTGCGACCTGGAGTACCCAAAACTCCCGCGCTACCAGGCTGCGCTATGCCCCGCCGGATGCTTTAGATAAGCATCGCGCGGGCCGAGCGATACACGGTTCGGTTTTTGCCAGCAAGGCGAACGCCCTTTACAAGGTCAACGATCAAACGCGGACAATTCAGATGGTTGCACGCATCTACAAGCCGGCGAAAACCGCGATGCAGTCCGGCACCGCGAAGACCAAGGAATGGGTGCTCGACTACGAGCCGGAGCAGCCGCGCGCGGTCGAGCCGCTGATGGGCTGGACGTCGTCTGGCGACATGCGCCAGCAGCTCAGCTTGCGCTTCGACACCAAGGAGGAGGCGGTCGCTTACTGCGAGCGGGCCGGCATTGCCTACCAGCTCGCCGAGCCGAAACTCGTCGCGCGCAGAACGATCTCCTACTCGGACAATTTCGCCTACAATCGGCGTGGCGCCTGGACGCATTAGCATTGTTGCGACGCTAAGGAAGACGGCGGCACAATAGGCTCACGGCCCCGTAGCTCAGTTGGATAGAGCATCAGCCTTCTAAGCTGAGGGTCGCAGGTTCGAATCCTGCCGGGGTCGCCACAGCCTTCAATCTCGACGTTTAATACCCGTCGATCTGGCGGCCCATCTGCGCAAGGGCCTGCTGATAGACGGTCGCGGCGTTCCATTCCTTGATCGCGGCGAAATTGGGCTCGCCCGGCTGATACCCCGCGCCGGCGCGCCATCCATGAGCCTTGAGGAAGTTGGCCGTGGCGTTCAGCGCGTTGGCCGTGACGTCGAGGTTTCCACTCCCGTAGTTGAGGATGCTCTTCGGCAGGAACTGCGTCTGGCCGATTTCGCCGTGCATCGAGCCGAGCGTACTTGCCGACATCACCCCCCCGATCGACCAGCTTCAGTGCTGCCACGAGCTGGTCGGTGAAGTACTCCGGCCGCCGGCAGTCATAGGCAAGTGTCGCGACGGCGGATAACGCGTTTTGCTTTCCGCGCTGACTGCCGAACGCCGTTTCCATTCCCCAGATCGCGATCAGCGGCCCGGGCGGTACGCCGTAACGCTGCTCGATCGAGGCGAACAGCGCCGCATGGGTCTGCTTGAGCGTGCGCCCGCGGGCGACGATGGTGGCGCCGCCGCGCTTGGCCAGGAACTGATCGAGCGACAGGCGGAAGCTTTTCTGGCCGCGGTCCGCATTGATCGTCGCCGACGCATATTGCGTCTGCATCAGCGCCGCGATGCCGGCCGCCCCGATCCCTTGCGCGCGCGCCTCGGCCGCATACTGCTGTTTCCACGAGTCGAACCCGGCGGCTGAGTTCCCGCATTGTGCCGCAGTCGCGTGAATCGGGGAGCAGGTCAGCAGGGCCAGCACCGTAAAACCGGCTATCCCGCAAGATCTTAATTGGCTCCGTGGGTAAGGTCTCATCGGCCGTTACCGCCCTTTCTGTCTCGTTCCCGGGATCAACAGCACTGAATGGCTCGGAATTCTACCCTACTGTTGCTTGCGGGTTCGAGTCTCTGTGATCCCACACTGAATCGTCTTTTTGAGGCCGCCACCGGGCTGCCTCAGATTCTCCCAACTCCGCCCCTCTAAAGGGCTCGCGCGGGCCGCTTCCGTTAACCGGATGTTGGGTCGCGCGTCGCAGGATGCGGGGAGTTGCGGGCGTCCGATGCGGATTGTGTGTCTGATCGTTGCGTTGGTTTGGTGCAGTCCGGCGTTCGCCGACTTGCGCGTGACGCGTGACTTCGGCGGCTTCGTCGAGGAATACAAGGCGAAGTACAAGAAGGTGCGCGACCGCGGCGAGCGCGTGGTCATCGACGGCATCTGCAATTCGGCCTGCACGCTGGTGCTGGGCATCGTTCCCTTGAACCGCATCTGCGCGACGCCGCGCGCCAGCATGGGCTTCCACCAGGCCTATTACGACAAGCGCTGGACCGCGGGCCTGCGCGTCACCAGCGTGGCCGGCACCGACGAACTCATGTCCTATTATCCGGCGACCGTGAAGACCTGGATTGCCAGGAACGGCGGGCTCAGCGCGCAGATGAAGCGCGTCTTCAACGGCACGGAGCTCTGGGCGATCGTCGATCCGTGCCCGGACGAGCATTAGGCCCATGCCCGAATAGGGCTTGGCAACAAAGCCGCATTTTGCCGACACTGGCGTCAAAGACGGCCGGCAACGCCGTCCGGAGGAAACGCCATGCGCATTGTCAGCAAGATCGCGTCTGCGGTTCTGTCCGCCGCGATCGTTGCGCTCGCTTCGCAATCAGCGAACGCTCAGGCCCCAGAGAAGCGCAAGGTCAACATCGCAACGGCCTCGCTCGGCCTGCCGTATCTGCCGCTGATCATTGCGCAGCAGCGCAAGTATTTCGCCGACGAAGGGCTGGAGGTCGAGATCGCGGCCTTCGCGGGCGGCTCGAAGGCGCTGCAGTCGCTGATGGGCGGATCGAGCGACGTCGCCTCGGGCGCGTACTCGAACACGCTCAACATGGCCGCCAAGGGACAGAAGCTCGTCTATTTCGTCACGCAGGTGCGCTATCCGGCGCTTGCGGTCGGGGTCTCGAAGAAGGTCGGCGATCGCTACAAGTCGCCGAAGGATCTCAAGGGCATGAAAATCGGCGTGAGCGCGCCGGGTTCGAGCACCCACATGATTGTGAACTACCTGCTCGCCAAAGCCGGCGTGGCTCCCGGTGACGTCTCGATCATCGGTGTCGGTACCTCGGCGGGCGCGGTCGCGGCGGCCGAGAAGGGCGAGATCGATGCGCTGATCAACAGCGATCCGGTGATGATGAAACTCGAGGCCGACAACGCAGTCACGATCATTGCGGATACGCGCACCGAAAAGGGCACCATCGACCTGTTCGGCGGCCCGTATCCGGAGGCCGGGCTCTACGCGACCGCGGACTTCATCGCCAAGAACCCGAACACGATCCAGGCGCTCACCAATGCGATCGTGCGCGCGGAGCTTTGGATGGCCAAGGCGAGCATGGACGACATCGCCGCGAACGTGCCACCCGAGCACATGCTGGGCGACAAGGAACTCTATCTCGCGTCATACAAGAAAATGCGCGAGGCGCATTCGCCGGACGGCCAGATTACCAAACAGGGGGCGCAGATCGTTCTCAACGTCCTGTCTACGTCGCTTGCCGACGTGAAGGCCGCCAACATCAAGGTCGAGAACACCTACGACAACCACTTTGTCGAGAACGCGCTGAAGAAGTTCCAGGGCAAGATGTGAGGGCTGTCGGCCCGGCTTCATGCGGTGCGCGCGGCTGAGACTTTTCCCCAACGCATGGGCGGGACGCGGCGCGGCGGCGATCCATGCGCTATGCTGAGCGCCTGACCGACTGGGGGACACCATGACTGCGATTCAGGACAGCGCCGCCGGCGCATTGGACCAACCCGACACCACCGCCATGAAGGCGCTGGCCGCCTCGACCATCGGCTATGCGATGGACGGCTTCGACCTGCTCATCCTCGGCTTCATGCTGCGCCCGATCTCGGCCGACCTCGGCCTGACGCCGGCGCAGGCCGGCTCGCTGATCACCTGGACGCTGATCGGCGCGGTCGTGGGCGGTATCCTGTTCGGCATCCTCGCCGACTATTACGGCCGCGTGCGCGTGCTCACCTGGAGCATCCTGCTGTTCGCGGTCTTCACTGGGCTTTGCGCCTTTGCGCAAGGCTACTGGGATCTCCTGATCTATCGCACCATCGCGGGCCTCGGGCTCGGCGGCGAGTTCGGCATCGGCATGGCGCTGGTCGCCGAGACCTGGCCGCCGAAGCTGCGCGCCCGCGCCTGCTCCTATGTGGCGCTCGGCTGGCAGGCCGGCGTGTTCATCGCCGCGCTCACCGTGCCGCTGATGCTGCCGAGCATCGGCTGGCGCGGCGTGTTCCTCGTCGGGCTGATCCCCGGCGTCGTCGCGTTCGCGGTCCGCCTCTACGTCGGCGAGCCGAAGATCTTCACCGATCATGTCGAGAAGGCGCGGCGCGCCATGCCGGTGAGCGAACTGGTGAAGGATGCCGCGACCACCAAGGTCAGCATCGGCATGTTCATTCTCTGCGCGGTACAGAACTTCGGCTACTACGGCCTGATGATCTGGATGCCGAGCTATCTGTCGAGCAAGTTCGGTTTCGGCCTCACCCAGTCCGCGCTGTGGACCGCCGTCACCGTGCTCGGCATGGCGTTCGGCATCTTCGCGTTCGGGCATTTCGCCGACCGTGTCGGGCGCCGCCCGGCCTTGCTCACGTTCCAGGCCGGCGCCTTCATCATGGTGCTGATCTACTCGCAGCTGACCGACGCCACTGCATTGCTGGTCGGCGGTGCCGTCATGGGTATCTTCGTCAACGGCATGCTCGGCGGATACGGCGCGCTGCTCGCCGAACTCTATCCGACCGAAGCGCGCGCAACGGCGGAAAACGTGCTGTTCAACCTCGGGCGCGGCGTCGGCGGGTTCGGGCCGCTTGTGGTGGGTGCGCTGGTAGCGACTTATTCGTTCACGGCTGCCATCGCGCTGCTTGCCACGATCTATCTGGTTGACATCGTGGCGACGCTGTTCCTGATACCGGAACGCAAGGGCGAGCCGCTGACCTAATGGCTGCTTCCAAGCCTTGAGACTTCGGACTAACAAAAACAAGCATGGCACAAATCAGCGAAGTCTCAGGCAGCGCGCCGCGCACCAATAACGACGTGCGCATCATTTCGCTTGTCTGCTCGGCGCATTTCGTCAGCCACTTCTACATCCTGGTGCTGCCGCCGCTGTTTCCTTTCGTCCGCGAGTTCTACGGGGTGGGCTATACGCAGCTCGGCTTCGCGCTGACCGCGTTCAACGTGACGACCGCGCTGTGCCAGACGCCGGCAGGCTTTCTGGTGGACCGGATCGGCGCGCGTGTCGTGCTGGTCGCGGGGCTGGTGCTAGGCGCCACATGCCTTGCGATCGTCGGCGCGATCCCGTCGTTCTGGTTGTTGGTCGGCATGTTCGCGGTCTTCGGCATCTCGAACGGCGTCTATCATCCGGCCAATTACGCGATCCTGTCGCAACTCGTGTCCAGTGCGCGCGCTCCCCAGGCCTTCTCCACGCATATCTTCGCGGGCTTCCTCGGCACCGCGGTGACGCCCGCGAGCATGCTGATCCTGCAGCAGTGGCTTGGCTGGCAGGGCGCGTTCCTGGCGGCGTCCGTCATGGGCTTTGCGGTCGCGCTTGTGTTGATCGTTCAGCCGGCATCGCTGTTCGAGGCGCCGCCCAAGCCGATGCGGCCTGTGAGCGAGCAGCCGAAGGACGACAAGGCCGGCTGGTCGTTGCTGCTCTCGCCGCCGATCCTGCTCAATCTGCTGTTCTTCGTGATGATCACCTTCGCCACCACCGGCGTGCAGAACTATTCGGTAGTGGCGCTCGGCGAAGCCTTCGGCACGCCGCTCGGCATCGCCAACACGGCGCTGACCGTCAACCTGATGCTCAGCGCCTTTGGCGTGCTGATGGGCGGCCTGCTCGCGACACGCTTCGGCCGGCCCGAGTGGATTGCGACCGGATGCTTCATCGGGCTCGCCATCACGGGCGCGGCGATCGGCGCGTTCGATCTCGGCATTGCGTTTTTGATCCTAATGATGTCGCTCAACGGATTCGTGAACGGCCTGATGCAGCCCTCGCGCGACATGATCGTGCGTGCCGTGACGCCCGAAGGCCAGTTCGGCAAGGTGTTCGGCTTCGTCACGACGGGCTTCAACATCGGCGGCATCGTCGCGCCGCTGATGTTCGGTTACGTCCTGGACGCCGGGCATCCGCGCGCGGTGTTCTTCCTGGTGAGCGGCCTCGCGCTCATCGCGATTCTCACGATCATCCCCAGCTTCGTGCGCCGCCGTGCCTCCGTCTGAATGGGCGGAGCTGGACCCGCGTCACTTGTGCGGGTTCATGTCCTGGAATAATTTTGCACGATGCGACTGACCGGGCAGACTCGCTACGCGCTGCACGTGCTCGCCTATTGCGCCGCGCGGCACCCCGCGCGCGCCAAGGTCGCGGCGATCGCGGCCGGTACCGGCATCACCGAGCAGAACATCTTCAAGCTGATCAAGACGCTGACCAAGGCCGGGCTGGTTGCGACCATCCGCGGGCCGCACGGCGGCGTGCGGCTTGCGATGGCGCCGGGCGCGATCCGGGTCGGGCAGGTAATCCGCGCCATCGAGCCGCGCTTCAAGGCCTGCGGGCCGCTCGACCAGATCATGTCGAATGAGCCCGTCTCGGCGGTCGAGCGCGAGCTTGACCGCACCATCGGACGCGGCATCGCGGCGTTCATGGAAACGCTCGACAAAACCTCGATCGCCGCGCTGGTGGCGAAGACGCGCGCCGCGAACGCGGCTTAGGGATTCATCTCGGCCACGGCCGCCTTCGCGCCCTTCGTGATGATGCGTGCAAGCGCGTCGGTGATCGCCGAACGGAAGCGCGGATCGGCAGCAAACTCCGCGGCGAAAATCTCGCGTACATCGAGCAGGGCAGGGGCGAGTCGCTCGGCCACGAGCCCGGCCTCGTCCGCAATCACGCGCAGGCGCGCGGACAGCGGGTCCCTCACGTCGATCGGCTTCCCCTGCTCGTCGACGCCGGTGATGTAGCGCATCCAGCCAGCGACGCCCATCGCCAGCCGGTCGATCGGCGCACCGGACGCGAGGCGGTCGCGGATCGAGCCAAGCAGGCGCTGCGGCAGCTTCTGCGAGCCGTCCATGCAAATCTGCCAGGTGCGATGGCGCAGCGCGGGGTTCTCATAGCGCTCGAGCAGCGCACGCTGATAGGCCGCGACATCGGCGCCCGGTGGCATCTTCAGCGTGGTGGCGGCATCGTCCATCACGGCCTGCGCGAGGCGGCGGTAGTTCGCATCCTTCATGGTGTCGGAGACGGTCTCGTAGCCGGCGAGGTAGCCGAGATACGCGAGCGTCGAATGGCTACCGTTCAAGAGCCGCAGCTTCATATTCTCGTACGGCGCCACGTTGGTGACGAACTCGGCGCCGGCGATCGACCAGTCGGGCCTCAAGCCCCGCGCGAAGCGGTCCTCGATCACCCATTGGGTGAAGGGCTCGGTGACCACCGGCGCGGCATCGTCGAGGCCGAGCCGTGCCGAGATCGAAGCGCGGTCATCGCCGGTCGTCGCCGGCGTGATGCGGTCGACCATCGTCGAGGGAAACTGCACCTCGTTGCGGATGAAGCCGGCGAGCGCGCGGTCATGCAGCTCCGCAAACCGCGCCACGATGGCGGCGACCGTGCGCCCATTGTGTGGAAGGTTGTCGCAGCACAGCACCGTGAATGCCGGCACTTGCGCTTCGTGCCGCCGGCGCAGCGCCTCGACCAGGAACCCCGGCACGCTGCGCGGCGCTTCCGGATGGCTAAGGTCATGCACGATGTCCGGATGCTTCTCGTCGAGCGCCGTGGTGGCCGGGTCGTAGCAGTAGCCCTTCTCGGTCACCGTCAGCGTGACGATCATCACCGGGGGATTGCACAGCGCATCGAGCAGCGCCTCTGGGTTTTCCGGTGCGACCAGCACGTCCTTGATCGCGCCGATGACCTGCAGCCGCTCGCCTTCGGCGCCGCGCACCGCGAGCGTGTAGAGC is a window encoding:
- a CDS encoding MFS transporter; translated protein: MTAIQDSAAGALDQPDTTAMKALAASTIGYAMDGFDLLILGFMLRPISADLGLTPAQAGSLITWTLIGAVVGGILFGILADYYGRVRVLTWSILLFAVFTGLCAFAQGYWDLLIYRTIAGLGLGGEFGIGMALVAETWPPKLRARACSYVALGWQAGVFIAALTVPLMLPSIGWRGVFLVGLIPGVVAFAVRLYVGEPKIFTDHVEKARRAMPVSELVKDAATTKVSIGMFILCAVQNFGYYGLMIWMPSYLSSKFGFGLTQSALWTAVTVLGMAFGIFAFGHFADRVGRRPALLTFQAGAFIMVLIYSQLTDATALLVGGAVMGIFVNGMLGGYGALLAELYPTEARATAENVLFNLGRGVGGFGPLVVGALVATYSFTAAIALLATIYLVDIVATLFLIPERKGEPLT
- a CDS encoding ABC transporter substrate-binding protein yields the protein MRIVSKIASAVLSAAIVALASQSANAQAPEKRKVNIATASLGLPYLPLIIAQQRKYFADEGLEVEIAAFAGGSKALQSLMGGSSDVASGAYSNTLNMAAKGQKLVYFVTQVRYPALAVGVSKKVGDRYKSPKDLKGMKIGVSAPGSSTHMIVNYLLAKAGVAPGDVSIIGVGTSAGAVAAAEKGEIDALINSDPVMMKLEADNAVTIIADTRTEKGTIDLFGGPYPEAGLYATADFIAKNPNTIQALTNAIVRAELWMAKASMDDIAANVPPEHMLGDKELYLASYKKMREAHSPDGQITKQGAQIVLNVLSTSLADVKAANIKVENTYDNHFVENALKKFQGKM
- a CDS encoding Sir2 family NAD-dependent protein deacetylase, producing the protein MIAPDLKTAIDELRELVARSDVIVPFTGAGISTECGIPDFRSPGGIWTKMRPIDFSDFVASQEARDESWRRRFAMEGQFGGAKPGRGHQALASLYRAGKSPGVVTQNIDNLHQASGVAPEHVVELHGNTTYATCLDCTTRYELPWVRQFFEASGRAPSCPGCSGHIKTATVSFGQAMPEAAMRRAEELTRSADLFIAIGSSLVVWPAAGFPLMAKRNGARLVIINREPTDFDDIADLVVRHDIGAVLEPFIARAN
- a CDS encoding cold-shock protein; this encodes MSSDDLGSKLSGAGFALPDLAAELADETASIIELTGAIKWFDVSKGYGFIIPDNGLPDVLLHVTCLRRDGYQTAYEGARVVCEVLQRPKGLQAFRILSMDESTAIQPAQLPPARTHVQVTPTSGLERAVVKWFNRLRGFGFLTRGDGTPDIFVHMETLRRYGLTELRPGQTVLVRFGPGPKGMMAAEVRPDSAQPH
- a CDS encoding Rrf2 family transcriptional regulator; this translates as MRLTGQTRYALHVLAYCAARHPARAKVAAIAAGTGITEQNIFKLIKTLTKAGLVATIRGPHGGVRLAMAPGAIRVGQVIRAIEPRFKACGPLDQIMSNEPVSAVERELDRTIGRGIAAFMETLDKTSIAALVAKTRAANAA
- a CDS encoding VOC family protein; its protein translation is MKYLHTMLRVRNLDDALHFYVNLLGLKEARRRVDEKNKYTLVFLYAPQDEALVEESKKKTGRDQPMVELTYNWNTEDYGEARYFGHLAYEVDDIYATCEQLMKGGVTINRPPRDGNMAFVRSPDKHSIELLQKGQPLPPKEPWASMPNTGHW
- a CDS encoding ETC complex I subunit, coding for MVARIYKPAKTAMQSGTAKTKEWVLDYEPEQPRAVEPLMGWTSSGDMRQQLSLRFDTKEEAVAYCERAGIAYQLAEPKLVARRTISYSDNFAYNRRGAWTH
- a CDS encoding MFS transporter → MAQISEVSGSAPRTNNDVRIISLVCSAHFVSHFYILVLPPLFPFVREFYGVGYTQLGFALTAFNVTTALCQTPAGFLVDRIGARVVLVAGLVLGATCLAIVGAIPSFWLLVGMFAVFGISNGVYHPANYAILSQLVSSARAPQAFSTHIFAGFLGTAVTPASMLILQQWLGWQGAFLAASVMGFAVALVLIVQPASLFEAPPKPMRPVSEQPKDDKAGWSLLLSPPILLNLLFFVMITFATTGVQNYSVVALGEAFGTPLGIANTALTVNLMLSAFGVLMGGLLATRFGRPEWIATGCFIGLAITGAAIGAFDLGIAFLILMMSLNGFVNGLMQPSRDMIVRAVTPEGQFGKVFGFVTTGFNIGGIVAPLMFGYVLDAGHPRAVFFLVSGLALIAILTIIPSFVRRRASV
- a CDS encoding mannitol dehydrogenase family protein; translation: MQRLSNATLSRLPHDVARPRYDRDAIATGIVHLGLGAFQRAHQAMYTEAALNAGDHRWGILGASLRSPAVRDAMKLQDRLYTLAVRGAEGERLQVIGAIKDVLVAPENPEALLDALCNPPVMIVTLTVTEKGYCYDPATTALDEKHPDIVHDLSHPEAPRSVPGFLVEALRRRHEAQVPAFTVLCCDNLPHNGRTVAAIVARFAELHDRALAGFIRNEVQFPSTMVDRITPATTGDDRASISARLGLDDAAPVVTEPFTQWVIEDRFARGLRPDWSIAGAEFVTNVAPYENMKLRLLNGSHSTLAYLGYLAGYETVSDTMKDANYRRLAQAVMDDAATTLKMPPGADVAAYQRALLERYENPALRHRTWQICMDGSQKLPQRLLGSIRDRLASGAPIDRLAMGVAGWMRYITGVDEQGKPIDVRDPLSARLRVIADEAGLVAERLAPALLDVREIFAAEFAADPRFRSAITDALARIITKGAKAAVAEMNP